From Cotesia glomerata isolate CgM1 linkage group LG3, MPM_Cglom_v2.3, whole genome shotgun sequence:
CTTTAGgacacaaataataattatttgttcttcaaaatatattttattagtttttaaatcaaaatgatGCTGGATGTCTGCTGATTCATGGTACAGATCtctgagaaatttttattttaaacaaaattaaagtcaaaactaaataaaattcaaagaaaaaattaattaaagattcTCAGAttctcaaaattgaaaaaaaaatttttttggatgattatttgtttagaataataattataaaaattgtcagatgtcaATAGTGAGAGCAGTAagggagtaaaaaaaatttttttttcggaaatCGACATAGTTTTGCTTGAAACGTGCCaatattcagaaaaaaaaaattccaatttgtGGCTAGTCTCCATACACAAGTATTTGaccgaaaaaaatcattttttgatatatttttgttaaaataaaaaaaaaaaatttttccaaaaatgctCTTTTGagtttccaaaaaataaacaaaatctacatatttttatatttttagagagTGTTTGCACGCTTAtatgtgaaaatttaaatttgtcgaataagaaaaaaattattatttccacgagaggttataaaaataaaaaaataaaaaaatgctcttGTAGGTTTTGATCAAATCTAcaagagcattttttttttgttttaaccatttttttaGTCGTGAAAGCTTAAAATCGATTCTAGCCATTTCGGGagtaatatgaaaaaatgctcttgaaaataaaggaaaaaactttaaaatagtTGAATTTCATCGATTtcgataaatatatatttctagtattcccaaataaaaatttaatttcaaaattgcagCTCAAATaacgaatttaataaattttcgaaaaaatgcTCTTACAGACGATTCAAATACATGCCATTAtcactttgaaaaattgtgctAATCGATATTTTCATGAAGATATCGATTGTTAAAGTTTTCAATTGTCGGATGTCGGCTGAATTCAAACTcatgatattttaataattattctattattattattattattattattattattattattattattattattattattattaataaaacaattgacaattgtcaaaaaaattattatttaaaagtacatacaaaaagaaattaattatttttcagtggAGAAATGTCGAGTATTAGCTGTTTTTAtcataactatttttttcatttaaattactgtaattattaatttttttacttatttatttgctttaattataaattaatctttaaaatcaCTTATTTCAATTAGTAAGTACTTAAAtcatcaaaattacaataaaaaatattttaaccgAGAGCTACACGATCCGACCGGGTCAACCGCCATCTTGTTTATGTTCAAGTTTGAAAATATAACAACAATAACTCAACAATCGAAAGTAatcgatttaaattttataaacaatttttttatatgacattaaagttagcattcgcttgaccattttttaatttttttttaataaataaatttgctccaaaaagttattcctaaaaaattggattttttatttttttaattttctaaaagtcaatttttttttctcattttctttgaaataatttatttattaaaacaattcttaaaattataaaatatctgctaaattaattttcattttttttatttcccaatattttctattaataatatcaattattatttttaattcattaatttgtttaatttttacaaatatgtTAAGTTTAAACAATATTCAATTAgcaattaagaatttttttttttttaatactaatcgAAACTTCGAGAATcgattattattcaaattctGAGCGCTGATTGGTTGAGAAGTTTAACGGTTTTTAGACGGCACTTGACTGTACTAACTTCAGAGCCGACAAGTCATTGCTTGTCGATGCAGCTCTCGTGTTCCTGCTAATAATTAATCGGTTTAATTAGACTATTAACacattttaagtatttaattagCTTCATTTAAGTATTCCACAActactgaaaaataaatttcaattaaataatcgctaaaagtaataaaaatatcaattagaaaaattaggaACCcgggttaaaaattttgttgtctttattattttttttttgacatttttttcataaatacttgctaattaattcaaaaagtcggtttaatgattaatttcaattaaattagatcGATAATTGAGTAATAAacagcaaaaaaataatatacaatgATTGACAGGTGGATTTACCCgcgtaatttaacaaaatggccggccgttttttttttatatatttaattttttttttttttttattgttgaaatAACTCTCGGGATTAGATTAATGCATTTAGGATCGCGtgtgaaataaaaatcaataaaatgaattaattgtGTCAAAAATTTCGACATCAAGGGTCAGTGTCATgagcaaaataatttttttaaataaattaattaacaactaaaagctattttgataattatattaattatacagtagatacaattttattaattaattgattatttcagGCAGGTGTTACACAACCGACTCAACATTGGACCGAAGAGGAGCGTGCTCGTGTTTGTCAACATCTAGCTGGTGTTATTAATCACGTTCGATTATTATTGATCGACAGCCATGTATTTGCTGAAGAAGTCGAGCCAACTGGTGCTGTGCCCATTGAACTATCACTcgaaaggtaattttttttaattatatatttattttttttatataatcaataaataaatataaaaattactaggCGTGCAGTAGCCCTATCGGATCCGGCTCTTGCTTACCAAAGCATTGGACCGGATTCGAGTCCGGCgtacaccaatgaatattttcaatatttaagtgtattattctgctcagcccaaaaaataaaacgagttccaatctcaaaagtttaccccctaccgtagtcgctcatgaccttagtagtttatgcgactttaaaacaaattgaaaaaaaaaaaaaaatagtatattacacacctagggaagtaaagtaagaaatgtctcagatcacatgtaattgttggccgaggcgaagccgaggtcaacaaacatgtgatctgaggctttcttatttacttcccgaggagtgtatactatttttttgttcgacgaaggcggaaagcggcaacttagtttagcgcagcgggacgaaagttgccactttccgcccggagggcaaaaaaaaaaattacttcagcagatatttaataatttttttaacaagtaaattgtcaaaaaaaaaaaaaaaaaaaaaaaattgacgtatagaaataaaaaaaaaaaaacaattttttaaaacaaatttattttgctgaaaaaaataaaatgaaacagCCAAGTGACTGCTTATTTCAatgttattcaataaattagtaactaaaaaaattatttaaataattctaggTATCGTTATGCCGCAGTACCCAACAAGTACTCAGAAATTTGTGCTGACAAGCGCCTGCAGCCCCGAATCGGGCCTCTGCTGTTCCCAGGATCTCAAATCCTGTCTCGAGACAAAATGGGATATCAACGACTGCTGAATCAGTGGTATGGAAACCCCAAGCAAAATTGGCGACTAATTTATCGCGCATCCAGTAACGGGTACTCAGCATCAGCATTCCACCGTCATTGTGACGGCGTCGCGCCAACTTACACCATCGCCTTGGTAAGTagctcaatttatttaattgattaaatactGATCAACAGTAAAGTGATTAATTCATGTCAAGTTATAGCTGATAATTGACAGTAAAAAGTAATTAGCAACTATTACGGTGGTAATtatagagaaataaaaaaaaataattaaatgaaactttCTCTTTACCTTCAGAGCTCGCGAGGCGAAATATGCGGTGGGTTTAGCGATGTTGCCTGGGACAAAACAAGTGCCAAGGGTCACTACATATCTGCTGAGAAAGCATTTCTTTTTACGCTTACCAATAATCAGGATGTCCCGCCAACTAAATACGACCTTATTAAAAAGCCATTCGCTATTTGCTATCATCCTGagtatgtaatttattttttttttttaaatattttattaccaaGACTTAtccttcttttatttttaaataaaattaattaaaaaaatttttttttgttttagtatTGGTCCAATCTTTGGAGCAGGAGCAGACTTGTTGATATCAAACAATTGTAACGTTAATTTAGAAAGTTACAGTAATCTACCTCACACCTATGACGGTGAAAATGCCTCAAGTACAATTTTAATGGGCGATTATCACTTTACTGTCCTTGATTATGAAGTGTTTACTTTAAACGGCCCGATTTCAAAGTCTGAAAGACACTAAAAccttaaaaacaaattacattCCTCAAGATAACACTTGAACCTGACAGTACGTGACTAAGTACACTAACCCAGTGTCACAATCCACTTATCCAGTTTTATCCAGTCCAGAATTCTTCCATTTAACGTAAGTCACATTTTTCCTTAACTATTTTTAccattatcattttattttcttatcgTTCTCTCCTTAATCATATTTACTTGATTGTTTATATGATACCTTTCCATTAATTAAAGACAGTTTAGGGATTAGAGTCTAACAAGTGTCATGATTAATAATTGAGAGATTTAGTGGCTATGAAAGGATATGGAGCCTGGTGAGAGCTTCGTTTTTAGcttagtatttatttaaatgctcTGAATAAATTTGtcgttaataatattaataaaaaaaataaaaatgatgcaAGAAAATTGggaaggaattttttttttttttaattcttacgGTATCCGGTTAGCAAGACCACCGGGGTGAATTGCAACGCCTTTAGGGCCTATAAATCGATTTAATTGATAAGTAATAGTCGCGGCTGGAGCCAAATCTTGtttgctctttttctcgaTCGTCTTTTACTTAAAGAATGCGGACCACTTGTAACTGAGTCGACATATTTCAGTTCAAGCACAAGACCAGTTGTTACCCTAACTACCTGTTGTTTCAATTGGTcactaaaattctaaaattccttaattgaaaaaaaatctacctATCAATTAAGGGGGATAGCCACTGTAAGGATCGAAAAAATcagtgattttcgggaatttttttgactgggataataaaggaatttggggatcggcttttttttgttttataaaatgtacattaaagattattctcctaaatttttatcaaaaactatCATGttgttacaaagttattagcATTTTTGTGGaacaccaaaaaaatttcccccgTGATGCGATCTCTAACTCAAAAAAGGATTatctaaatcaaaaaaaccaaaaagcGTTGTAATCTGCATGCATGTGGTAATCGTTGCACGTaggggattttgaaaatttggattaaaaaaaaaatagcgacatattaaaaatttttttcgtttttttcctcatttttttggattcaaacatccctaaaaaatcttaaaaataaaaatttccaaaatccCCTACGTGCAACTATAGCTACTGAATAGATGAATACGGgggaaaaaaaagttgcaaatCGGTTCATATTTATGCAAATTACAGTTCTCATCAGTTCaaaaaagtagtttcgagaaaaacgcgttttcaTCGGAGTGCCGCGCGTGTAAAGTCATTTGACACGCTGACACAAAAATGACTATAATTCGGAAAATATTCGGAATTTCAATACCAAACTccagataaatatttttgaatctataaacttggatttaataaaaaaaaaaaaaaaatttttttttttttttaatttcacagtGGCTATCCCCCTTAAgctactttttaatttatgatgataagtatttaggatATATTTGAAGaagctctatctctagatacataattaagaaattaccttgtatcttgtgaactattgacatttttaaagatataagctcatctcgatgttacactcatcgagacctttcatttgagtacccacatgcattttgatatatttttcatatattcatatatctatactaataaatggagagccgtttttttttgtctggTTATACTgtgaaaactactgaaccgatcgaaaTAATACTTATAACATAAGATacagcgtgtttcggagaagaTTTTAGTATATAATATGTTGGTGATTAGttatccggaacctatatttttttgacttagaaataatgaatttttattgtaactaaatttattctatccgattgtcatttgtttaaaataaattttttaattctgttggttatgtttatatactaggcagatttatTCACTTATGacacctgcaatttctttaactgaaataTTCAATGcctattacaatttttttttttttcatgtcaattattatttatttttgtaagaaaggcACGGGAATATTATAATGATtgtacattgaaagttacaatgaatattatctagaataattacatggataaaaggtacatgccaattaaatagaatttgaaatctgtgcaagtcaaaacaatactctaattaaatttcaagtctagagttaaaaatgcaattctataaagcgcccaacggagcgggcgagtaacggctagtatttatatatattataaatatgtatatatgagaaatatatcaaaatgcatgtgggtactcaaatgaaagctcttgatgagtgtaacatcgggatgagcttatatctttgaaaatatcaattgttcacaagatatttgttaaactgcactgtacttttttaactattgacgtttataaagaaataagctcatcccgatgttacactcatcaagagctttcatctgagtacccacatgtattttgatatatttttcatatattcatatatataaatatataaaatatatgaaaaatacatgtgggtactcagatgaaagctcttgatgagtgcaacatcgagatgagcttatttctttaaaaacgtcaatatttaagaaagtacagggcaatttaacaaaagtcattatttatttaaggaaaattttatttacttatagttcacaagtcacggcagtcacatagtgactgcaaggttgctggTTTTCCATTAAGGAGAAAACAGTAAGgtgtaaaaattagataatttaaaactaCGGATTAGATAGAATAAAAAAGGAATCGTATTTATGGTCTTGAGATTAAAACTCCCttttgaataattgaaaaaaaaaaataaataaaatgtagttgagataaaaactaaaataatttaaaataaattacagtaatttattgaaggtttttaaaaatacgtaagatgtatttattttatgtatttttatttttaagtaaactCCCACGATGATGGATAAGTATTGTGAAATTAAATGGAGTAAAATATAAGCTAGGGCTTCATTAGTTTTGCCAAGGGTTATAGAGTATACACAACAGCATCTGAGTTATAAGTTGCATGACATGCAAACGATAAATACCTATCCCGTAATATTAAACTTAAGACTCTAGGCACGATATACATATttaaacatataaatatataaatatatatgtgtatgttGTGTTGTGTTATAGTGTAGGTGATTATTCGGTAGTAGGGAAGTTGGTTGTAGTTTAGTAGTCTTAACACTGAAGGATACAAAGTATTATATGTACAACAACAGCAAGAGCAACAAGAACAAGAGCAAGGAGTATCTTTTACAGGCAGGGGTTGAGGAGTAGGTGCATGAGCGTGTTTCAGGTGAGGTATTACATTCAGCAGGGATGAACTGTGtggtttaataataataaaaggtGAACCGTAACTCAGCTGAGGTAACCCCGTGAACCGCGGTCACATAAACCACGGATTTATATGCTTCGAATACTACGGAGTCAGCTAGAGCTATAATACTATTAAAGTTAAACTTATAAGTCGAGGAGACGGTGCATACTCTTATTATATTCCCGGGATAGAGAAGGTGAGAATATCGatgtatgtttttttaattctaccTTAAATAATAGCCCCTTATTTACGTGATGAAATGATTAATTGTTTATCCTGGTGTATACTTTGTACGTATTATATTACgctaaactatttttatcagcaatacttttatttatttttttattttgtatttaaaaaaaaatttaactattcgTAAGTTTTGAATTTAACGTTTACAATAAagcttttaataataactagcaaccttgaaatcactacgtgactgccgtgatttgtgaactataaataaataaaattttgctttattaaacaatgacttttgttaaattacactgtacttttttaactattgatgtttttaaagatataagctcatcccgatgttacactcatcaagagctttcatttgagtacccacatgcattttgatatatttctcatatatacatatttataatatatataaatactagccgttactcgcccgctccgttgggcgctttatagaattgcatttttaactctagacttgaaatttaattagagtattgttttgacttgcacagatttcaaattctatttaattggcatgtaccttttatccatgtaattattctagataatattcattgtaactttcaatgtacaatcattataatattcccgtgtctttcttacaaaaataaataataattgacatgaaaaaaaaaaaagttgtaatAGGCATTGAatgtttcagttaaagaaattgcaggtgtCATAAGTGAataaatctgcctagtatataaacataaccaacagaattaaaaaatttattttaaacaaatgacaatcggatagaataaatttagttacaataaaaattcattatttctaagtcaaaaaaatataggttccggataagtaatcaccaacatattatatactaaaatcttctccgaaacacgctgtATCTTATGTATCTTATgttataagtattattccgatcggttcagtagttttcgcagtataaccagacaaaaaaaccggctttccatttattagtatagatagttatgaaaaaatgatgtgggtacttaattgaaaggtcttgatgagtgtaacatcgggatgagcttatatttttaaaaatgtcaatagttctcaagatacaaggtcatttctcaattgtGTATCTAGAGATTGAGTATTTTTGtgtgcagcctaaatacttatcatcataaatttgcttattctcttaagaatatagataattaattcaaatttgaatatttataaagcaTCTGGCATGCGATAGTTGAGTGCAATCTCTAATTATCCATTAAACATCAccgaaacaaaaaaaatttttacgagcGCATCTATTAAACTTGATTACTGTGGTATAATAACAAGGATTCGTCTATTAAACCGTTAAAGCTTTGTTTCGTCTCCTGactaattgatatttaaaaccCAAGCTATTTATTCTCACGTACCGCGAATTTTTTCCCcaatacataatacataaatatataaatataaatacaaatacatttatatatatgtatatgtacatgtaaataaaaatcaaaagataATCTCGGCGTGTGTTATGATAGAGCTGAAGAACAACACAACACCGAGAGAATAGAAGAAGAGATGAGGGCAAGAATTTATACTGCGTGTACGTTGAATATTCATGCCCCCCGACCGCCACCGCCGTACATTATAAGTCACTACCTCAGCCTCTACCTCTATCTTTTATCCCAGCTTCATTATATTGCCTATTTATGCTCGTAACCTTTTCTTACCGAGTTCACACGCAACCTCGCATTTTTATCCGCCGCTAAATTCATTTTTCAGCCCCATTTCGCTAAACTTTAAATTCCGATACcccaaacaaataaaaagaacattaattactttttttacttcatatatatttttttcaaattttttcattttttatttttacaaaagacttaggtaaaatttattattgttcttacattttttttttttttcatagatttatataatatatatcttcctaaatatatatatatatatatatatatatatatatatatatatatatatatatatatatatatatatatatatatatatatatatatatatatatatatatatttacagtaATTTACTCAACTGGCTTCGGTCCCtcttttaattgattattacaaaaaattaaaacaacttttaatcttaaatatttacatgtTCTCTATTGCTTTTATACAACTCTATAAGTACTCTACTTAAATATTCgtgtatttaataaacattcgctcattattaaaagtatatcTGTAAACTTAATACAGTAAATTTAATGATTGCACcgtgattataaatttaaaaaacaaaaaaaaaaaaaacaaacaataatttaaattataattcttattataatttaacaactataataattactgaccgttaaaataattaataaaattatttacatcgtaaagaaaacaataaattcttttaaaataaacagttttgacaattttttgccAATTTTAACGTTATGCCAAACGcgcaacaattttttattcggatttattctatttgacTGATAAATCTTTAACTCGTGTcagttttcaataaaaaaaaacaacgcAAGGTATTAAAATCCCAACggattagataaaaataaaaaattagtccGACAGTTTTGTAAAACAGCGAACAAACATTTTAAACCGTTGATATTACCCATAAATTAACGTCATAAATCCGACTAGCATTTAACAAAATGAAAGACGCGATGGCATTCGTAACTTATTCATTATTTGCAATCGATTACGACCTTGTGGTGAGATCGATCGGCGCAGGTCGTCTCATGATAACCGGGCTCTCTCGGTCGCTTTCAAAGTCCACTTCATCCTGGGTCTGGCGTTCATCATCCGAGTCCTCGCTGGTCGCGATCACGCTGGCTGCTTTCATCGACAAGTCAATCGGCGTGTCTTGAGGGGGCAAACAATCATCAGGGGAATTAGTTTCGAAGCGTTCGCAATCTGGCTCAGGgctttcatcgaatctcggaGAGTCTAgtctcatttttttcaacggGGGTGAAGGTAGTTGGCTTTTGAGGACAGCGTCCAAGTAGACCCTCTTTTTGGTTGGTAATTCCTCGACTACGTTGTGGTTAGCTGTGTACCGGTTGTTATTGTTGATGTTCTTGCACTCGTCGGTGATTAGCGACGTGTTGCTTTCAGAAATCGAGGAGTTCAACGAGTGAGAGATTAGACTAGGATTGTGAGGGTAGGAGGCGTAGAGATAGGGAGAAATCATGGACATAGAGGGAGGTAAAAACGCCGGAGGCATCATGGGCATGCTTCCGAAGGGAAAGCCCAGCGGAAGTCCCATCATGTCTTTCCCGAGCGTTGCTAGGTCTGGAGTGCCCAGATGGGGGTGCAGAGGCCTGAATCCAGGGTGGAGGCTGTAAGCTGCGCGTCTCTCTGACACCTCGATCGAGCTGTCGCTGTTCTGAGACTCTGGAGAGCTGATGGATGGTGAGGTTGAGTTTTTGTACTCGTCTAGGCCCAGCATCAGGGAATCTTCCTTGCTGCGCTGTTGCAGTCTCGGAGGGGTCGTGTTTTGGGGTGTTGGTCTGCTGGGCAGACTCTGCTGCTGTTGGTGATGAAGGCtctgctgttgctgctgggCTTGCTGCTCTTGCAGCAAACAGTGGATCTTGAACCAATTGGAACGGCGACCGTACCTCGAACCCGACTTGGACATTCCGACCAGCAGACATTTCCTCAGACGACAGGCTTTGCAAGCAGTACGGTTTTTCTTGTTGATGACACACTCGCCCCCGTTTTTGCACTCGGAGATGCTGTTGAGGTTGTTGTAGGATCGCCCGAAAAATGACTGTAACaaaaaaggaaataatattcattatattgctaataatttaaataattattgtgttAAGCAGGTAGGAGTTTTATTGTGACAGTAGGTAGAGGTGGATTGAGGATTGTTGCAATCGCGGTCTCATTGTCTCATTCATCGGACTGTACACTTGTAATACAGGGACTACTGTAGTGTAACAGTTaggtttaaattattatatgcAGTGGGTGCTCGGTATGAGTTTGAATTGTTGAGCATAGAAGGGGATCAAGGCGCGTGCGCGGTCTACTACTCTTTCGCCCTCTAATCTCTAATTGTCAGTGGTggtgaaatatttttacatgattCCAACATAACACCGTACAGCAGGTATAGTAGACATAAACATGCTACAACATTACCATTATTGTCGCTGagagtattattatttaaaaaggtAGTCTATTCGGGTAAGTAGAGGTAAAAGTCTAGATATATAGGCAGAAGGTGGGATTTTGCTTGATACAAATTACCGTGCGAGTGGTGGCTGGTAGCACACGCGGTAAACAAAGTAATTGCAGTTTCGTTTTCTCGGTTAAGAGGGACACGGTCGCCGCTGATGGAACAATAGAACACAGCCATGCAGTTGTAATAATGTTACGAATAAAGAAATCCAGATGAATATCTCGGTCTACCATCCAGGCTAAAGCCTCCTGGTGCAATATACTCCTCATAAACTTggatacttttttaattactctTTATGGCTATAAATGAGCACATGTTTACTTTTTTGGAACTACTACTcgattataaaattgattttatactAATAATTTGTTGGGTAGGAAGAAATTGTAATCGTTAAAATGTAAACTGTGAAAATTAAAGCACTTAAGTAATTATATGTATACGTGAACATGAACATataggtaaaaaaaataaatagatgtatattaaatataaaaatagccTCGACGTTTTCCTGCGCTTTCCCTTTTTTCCGGCCACGtggattattatattaatagttTCCGGTCGCCCTGGTAGGCGTCGTCTTAGTCCTCGATGTTCATAGACGCGTAAGAGTTAATACTTTGTTTATTATAGGGCGTTTATATTAAAGGATAAATATGTACGCAACAAGTAGCTCGTTTAGGTAATATACAGTGGGACTTGCGATAAAG
This genomic window contains:
- the LOC123262145 gene encoding kelch-like protein 17, which translates into the protein MGTRAVGLGSAGGAGVVGEAGLAGVPRLLEDLTRLSEDNESADIVFLLGRDETPVYGHRIILQVRCKNFTTPKRMGNSGNPTPIRMPHAHPETFRQFIHYVYTGKIMLQDSGIFEMLALAQELGVEELWRSCEEHVSATLSPGNACALLTAALDAQDRVLGGKGACSSFIERCFAFISDNAIDTVKTPAFSNLPKDALVKLISSDYLGLEEEDVWRAVLNWAKYQAGVTQPTQHWTEEERARVCQHLAGVINHVRLLLIDSHVFAEEVEPTGAVPIELSLERYRYAAVPNKYSEICADKRLQPRIGPLLFPGSQILSRDKMGYQRLLNQWYGNPKQNWRLIYRASSNGYSASAFHRHCDGVAPTYTIALSSRGEICGGFSDVAWDKTSAKGHYISAEKAFLFTLTNNQDVPPTKYDLIKKPFAICYHPDIGPIFGAGADLLISNNCNVNLESYSNLPHTYDGENASSTILMGDYHFTVLDYEVFTLNGPISKSERH
- the LOC123262147 gene encoding knirps-related protein-like; its protein translation is MNQQCKVCGEPAAGFHFGAFTCEGCKSFFGRSYNNLNSISECKNGGECVINKKNRTACKACRLRKCLLVGMSKSGSRYGRRSNWFKIHCLLQEQQAQQQQQSLHHQQQQSLPSRPTPQNTTPPRLQQRSKEDSLMLGLDEYKNSTSPSISSPESQNSDSSIEVSERRAAYSLHPGFRPLHPHLGTPDLATLGKDMMGLPLGFPFGSMPMMPPAFLPPSMSMISPYLYASYPHNPSLISHSLNSSISESNTSLITDECKNINNNNRYTANHNVVEELPTKKRVYLDAVLKSQLPSPPLKKMRLDSPRFDESPEPDCERFETNSPDDCLPPQDTPIDLSMKAASVIATSEDSDDERQTQDEVDFESDRESPVIMRRPAPIDLTTRS